GCCCGGAAACCCGGACTGAAAACCGTATGTTTTTCTATTCTTACTCGATGATGGAGGCGACGACCCCTGCACCGACGGTACGGCCGCCTTCGCGGATAGCGAAACGCAGACCTTCGTCCATTGCGATCGGGGTGATCAGGTTCACGGTTACCGAGACGTTGTCGCCCGGCATAACCATCTCGACACCGGCCTCGAGGTCAACCACGCCGGTAACGTCGGTGGTCCTGAAGT
This region of Geomonas agri genomic DNA includes:
- a CDS encoding EF-Tu C-terminal domain-related protein, coding for FRTTDVTGVVDLEAGVEMVMPGDNVSVTVNLITPIAMDEGLRFAIREGGRTVGAGVVASIIE